The following coding sequences lie in one Myxococcus xanthus genomic window:
- a CDS encoding VOC family protein: protein MGCRDEVFGAERLRMIPGDAGRMVHGEVRIGDTVIMLSDAATGWPVVPAHVHVYVADVDRTYQRALDTGAVAVKAPVNSGDGDKRGGFRDAGGTPWWVATQEAR from the coding sequence ATGGGATGCCGAGATGAGGTCTTCGGTGCCGAGCGGCTGCGCATGATTCCCGGAGACGCCGGTAGAATGGTCCATGGTGAGGTGCGCATCGGCGACACTGTCATCATGCTGAGCGACGCGGCCACCGGCTGGCCCGTGGTGCCGGCCCATGTCCACGTGTACGTCGCGGACGTGGACCGGACCTACCAGCGCGCGCTCGACACTGGCGCCGTGGCCGTGAAGGCTCCCGTCAACAGTGGGGATGGTGACAAGCGCGGTGGGTTCCGCGACGCGGGTGGCACCCCGTGGTGGGTGGCGACTCAAGAGGCGCGTTGA
- a CDS encoding acyl-CoA thioesterase: MNPPMPSLPSSATETRMVDMVFPDQATHYGVLFGGQALRMMDMSAFITASRYTRPNVVTASSERVDFHIPVRQGQLVELVGRVVSTGRTSLTVEVEMFAEELLTGARALCTRGRFIMVALDEHHKSTPVPPLAPEPT, from the coding sequence GTGAATCCCCCGATGCCGTCGCTCCCCTCCTCCGCCACCGAGACCCGGATGGTGGACATGGTGTTCCCCGACCAGGCCACGCACTACGGCGTCCTCTTCGGCGGGCAGGCGCTGCGGATGATGGACATGTCCGCGTTCATCACCGCCAGCCGGTACACGCGGCCCAACGTCGTCACCGCCTCCAGTGAGCGCGTGGACTTCCACATCCCCGTGCGCCAGGGCCAACTGGTGGAGCTGGTGGGACGCGTGGTGTCCACGGGAAGGACGTCGCTCACCGTGGAGGTGGAGATGTTCGCCGAGGAGCTGCTCACGGGCGCCCGTGCGCTGTGCACGCGCGGCCGGTTCATCATGGTGGCGCTGGATGAACATCACAAATCCACGCCGGTGCCACCGCTCGCGCCAGAGCCCACGTAG
- a CDS encoding DUF3943 domain-containing protein: MRHSQWCGRRGPAARWRKVALLSFLLPSLAQAAELPADAPRAGDEEDAAPPPRPRQFWWALGEVTAINLTVWGFNRYIMNKDFARVGLDAWRTNLETGFVWDKDDFSTNQFAHPYHGSTYFNAARDHGFNYWGAMGFTLVGSLQWELFGENHLPSFNDLINTTMGGWAHGEVIYRLSSMLLDQRATGTRRVAREVSAGLLNPVRGVNRVVRGDAWRSAPTPEDWQPPVFAVLTRTGYLNIDAGTTLNQFFAELDLRYGDALRFPVDAPFDAFNMGVQFTTGENRLISRAEVKGALAMLPLETGGNERVLLGAFQHFDYNDTQAYELGGQSIGAGLVYRYLTQEGRELRLALHLRGVVLAGITSEYADKVGRDYDYGPGLGFHFEASYGRWPWEYLKLHAGTTWLHTLNGADGNHLVHEGTLLLDVPLFANLGLGASFTFFERNSFFRDFDTVSRGIPQARVFLSVH, encoded by the coding sequence ATGCGTCACAGCCAGTGGTGCGGCCGGCGCGGACCCGCGGCGCGATGGCGGAAGGTGGCGCTGCTGTCATTCCTGCTGCCCTCGCTCGCCCAGGCGGCGGAGCTACCCGCGGATGCGCCACGCGCCGGGGACGAGGAGGACGCCGCCCCACCTCCCCGGCCCCGCCAGTTCTGGTGGGCCCTGGGTGAAGTGACGGCCATCAACCTCACGGTGTGGGGCTTCAACCGATACATCATGAACAAGGACTTTGCCCGGGTCGGCCTGGACGCATGGCGAACGAACCTCGAAACGGGGTTCGTCTGGGACAAGGACGATTTCAGTACCAATCAGTTCGCGCACCCCTACCACGGCAGCACGTACTTCAACGCCGCCCGGGACCACGGCTTCAACTACTGGGGCGCCATGGGCTTCACCCTGGTGGGCAGCCTCCAGTGGGAGTTGTTCGGCGAGAACCATCTGCCCTCCTTCAACGACCTCATCAACACCACGATGGGTGGGTGGGCCCATGGTGAGGTCATCTACCGGCTGTCCTCCATGCTGCTGGACCAGCGCGCCACGGGAACCCGGCGCGTCGCCCGTGAGGTGAGCGCGGGGTTGCTCAATCCCGTCCGAGGCGTCAACCGCGTGGTGCGCGGGGATGCCTGGCGCAGCGCCCCCACCCCGGAGGACTGGCAGCCGCCCGTGTTCGCCGTGCTGACACGCACCGGCTACCTGAACATCGACGCGGGCACGACGCTGAACCAGTTCTTCGCGGAGCTGGACCTGCGCTACGGCGATGCCCTGCGCTTCCCGGTGGACGCGCCCTTCGACGCCTTCAACATGGGCGTGCAGTTCACCACCGGCGAAAACCGGCTCATCAGCCGCGCCGAGGTGAAGGGCGCGCTGGCGATGCTCCCGCTGGAGACGGGTGGGAACGAGCGCGTGCTGCTCGGCGCCTTCCAGCACTTCGACTATAACGACACGCAGGCCTACGAGCTGGGCGGACAGTCGATCGGCGCGGGGCTCGTGTACCGCTACCTGACGCAAGAGGGCCGCGAGCTGCGTCTGGCGCTTCATCTGCGAGGCGTGGTGCTCGCGGGCATCACCTCCGAGTACGCCGACAAGGTGGGCCGCGACTACGACTACGGCCCGGGCCTGGGCTTCCACTTCGAGGCGTCCTACGGGCGCTGGCCGTGGGAGTACCTCAAGCTGCACGCGGGCACCACGTGGCTGCACACGCTCAACGGCGCGGACGGCAACCACCTGGTGCATGAGGGCACCTTGCTGCTGGACGTGCCGTTGTTCGCCAACCTGGGCCTGGGCGCCAGCTTCACCTTCTTCGAGCGAAACAGCTTCTTCCGCGACTTCGATACCGTCTCACGCGGAATCCCTCAGGCCCGGGTGTTCCTCTCCGTGCACTGA
- a CDS encoding phosphatidylinositol-specific phospholipase C, which produces MSDTSYPSIRLRHAVAMLAVGLVAISSPASARGRYYNDSGSIETHHPNWMNWVPDSTSLAALSLPGTHDTMAYQSYGGSLTQTQSLDLRRQLDAGIRALDIRCRHIADSFTIHHGVVYLHVNFDNVLQTAIQFLNANPSETLVMRVKKEHTEENITRSFAATYEAYRNNPAYRPYIWTGSHVPALGEVRGKIVILDGFGGGAYGIPWGGLDLQDDWTVSTIFDIDDKWNKVRAHLGRTNTGSPSTLFVNFLSGASALAHPFTVAGGDGMAIRGVNDFAIDHLVAGHVQRAGILMMDFPGAGLIDAILALNFRLLSSTTWLPDDFNVIFRNTAHTMVGNAEERWHGIRNFVHNAVPGRNWHIAALKKSWGGWISHQGNFYQSDAIDDYTHIAYLTRSVTSVVGRDFLSNYVREQLGGLSGNVAARALALHGRLSSRFPFQSWSVVVKQSPGGLSNWAYSDYGRGAHLSSGDYTYAVQGHSASEGVYLHEHSNFEGNLVWLGGSVGDLRSVGFNDVLSSVTVLGPYQATLCEHANLSGRCFTTSQNVGDVNAMPGGSWHDKVSSMSMTRTGLR; this is translated from the coding sequence ATGTCAGACACGTCGTATCCCTCCATCCGCCTCCGTCACGCGGTGGCGATGCTCGCCGTGGGCCTCGTCGCCATCTCTTCCCCCGCTTCCGCGCGAGGCCGCTACTACAACGATTCGGGCAGCATCGAGACGCATCATCCCAACTGGATGAACTGGGTTCCCGACTCGACGAGCCTCGCCGCCCTGTCCTTGCCGGGGACACATGACACGATGGCGTACCAGTCCTACGGCGGCTCCCTGACGCAGACCCAGTCCCTGGACCTGCGCCGTCAGCTCGACGCGGGCATCCGCGCGCTGGACATCCGCTGCCGGCACATCGCGGACAGCTTCACCATCCACCACGGCGTCGTCTACCTGCACGTCAACTTCGACAACGTGCTTCAGACCGCCATCCAGTTCCTGAACGCGAACCCCAGCGAGACGCTGGTGATGCGCGTGAAGAAGGAGCACACCGAGGAGAACATCACGCGCAGCTTCGCCGCGACGTACGAGGCGTACCGGAACAACCCCGCCTACAGGCCCTACATCTGGACCGGGAGCCACGTGCCCGCCCTGGGCGAGGTCCGCGGAAAGATTGTCATCCTGGACGGCTTTGGCGGTGGCGCCTACGGCATCCCCTGGGGAGGGCTGGACCTCCAGGACGATTGGACGGTGTCCACGATCTTCGACATCGACGACAAGTGGAACAAGGTCCGCGCGCACCTGGGGCGCACCAACACGGGCTCGCCGTCCACGCTGTTCGTCAACTTCCTGAGTGGCGCCTCCGCGCTCGCGCATCCCTTCACGGTGGCGGGCGGAGACGGGATGGCCATTCGCGGTGTGAATGACTTCGCCATCGACCACCTGGTGGCGGGGCACGTCCAGCGCGCGGGCATCCTGATGATGGACTTCCCGGGAGCGGGCTTGATTGACGCCATCCTGGCCCTCAACTTCCGTCTCCTGTCCTCGACGACATGGCTGCCGGATGACTTCAACGTCATCTTCAGGAACACCGCGCACACCATGGTTGGCAACGCGGAGGAGCGGTGGCACGGCATCCGGAACTTCGTCCACAACGCCGTGCCCGGGCGCAACTGGCACATCGCCGCGCTGAAGAAGTCCTGGGGCGGGTGGATCAGCCACCAGGGGAACTTCTACCAGTCCGACGCCATCGATGATTACACCCACATCGCCTATCTGACGCGCTCGGTGACGAGCGTGGTGGGCAGGGACTTCCTGTCCAACTACGTGAGAGAGCAACTCGGGGGCCTGTCAGGGAACGTGGCGGCAAGGGCGCTCGCGCTGCATGGCCGCCTGAGCTCCCGGTTCCCATTCCAGAGCTGGTCCGTGGTGGTGAAGCAGTCGCCGGGTGGGCTGAGCAACTGGGCGTACTCGGACTACGGCCGGGGCGCGCACCTCTCGTCGGGTGACTATACGTACGCGGTCCAGGGGCACTCCGCCTCGGAAGGCGTCTACCTCCACGAGCACTCGAACTTCGAGGGCAACCTCGTCTGGCTCGGCGGCAGCGTGGGCGATCTGCGCAGCGTGGGGTTCAACGACGTGCTGAGCTCCGTCACCGTGCTGGGGCCGTACCAGGCGACGCTGTGCGAGCATGCGAACCTGTCGGGCCGTTGCTTCACCACGTCCCAGAACGTGGGTGACGTCAACGCGATGCCGGGAGGCTCGTGGCACGACAAGGTGTCCTCCATGTCGATGACCCGGACGGGCCTGCGGTAG
- a CDS encoding M4 family metallopeptidase: protein MFHPTRHRHSIHCILPPYLARSIAQNGTSEQRERALRTLSTDSTFRALRLAGSRTTPSTLVTRPRAMMVESALHRTIYDLRNSEAFPGTPVRFEGQGATEDIAVTEAYDGLGDTYNFFWEIFGRNSIDGDGMPLQAFVHYGKNYDNAFWDGRRMVFGDGDGDLFNRFTICLDIIAHELAHGVTEDEGPLWYFRQAGALNESMSDVFGSLVRQMKLQQKADAADWLIGTGLLTGNVEGVALRSMKNPGTAFDDDVLGKDPQPGHMKDYVRTWEDNGGVHINSGIPNRAFYLVASQLGGYAWERAGRIWYDAIRDSHIKPDMGFLDFARITMMSAMRLYGSGEEADAVRDAWEQVGIRVPKPGIGIPSFVGAVTQPSTTAKRVPRA from the coding sequence ATGTTTCACCCAACACGACACCGGCACTCCATTCACTGCATCCTGCCGCCTTACCTGGCTCGCTCCATCGCGCAGAACGGCACCAGCGAGCAACGTGAGCGGGCCTTGCGGACGCTTTCCACGGATTCGACGTTCCGTGCGCTCCGGCTCGCGGGGAGCAGAACGACCCCATCGACGCTCGTCACCCGTCCCAGGGCCATGATGGTGGAATCAGCGCTGCATCGGACCATCTACGACCTGAGGAACAGTGAAGCGTTTCCTGGCACGCCCGTTCGTTTCGAGGGGCAGGGGGCGACGGAGGACATCGCGGTCACCGAGGCCTATGACGGCCTGGGAGACACCTACAACTTCTTCTGGGAGATTTTCGGGCGCAATTCCATCGACGGAGATGGGATGCCGCTGCAGGCCTTCGTCCACTACGGGAAGAACTACGACAACGCCTTCTGGGATGGGCGGCGCATGGTGTTCGGGGATGGGGACGGTGACCTCTTCAACCGATTCACCATCTGCCTGGACATCATCGCGCACGAACTCGCGCACGGTGTCACCGAGGACGAAGGGCCGCTCTGGTACTTCCGCCAGGCGGGTGCGCTCAACGAGTCCATGTCCGACGTCTTCGGCTCGCTGGTGCGGCAGATGAAGCTTCAGCAGAAGGCGGATGCGGCGGACTGGCTCATCGGCACGGGACTCCTCACTGGCAACGTGGAGGGGGTCGCGCTGCGCTCCATGAAGAATCCGGGGACGGCCTTCGATGATGACGTGCTGGGCAAGGACCCGCAGCCCGGGCACATGAAGGACTACGTCCGTACGTGGGAGGACAACGGAGGCGTGCACATCAACTCCGGTATCCCCAACCGAGCGTTCTATCTGGTGGCGTCGCAACTGGGCGGCTACGCCTGGGAGCGGGCGGGGCGCATCTGGTACGACGCCATTCGCGACTCACACATCAAGCCCGACATGGGGTTCCTCGACTTCGCGCGTATCACCATGATGTCCGCGATGCGCCTGTATGGATCCGGGGAAGAGGCGGACGCGGTCCGGGATGCCTGGGAGCAGGTGGGCATCCGCGTCCCCAAACCAGGCATCGGCATTCCGTCATTCGTCGGCGCCGTCACCCAGCCTTCGACGACCGCGAAGCGAGTCCCCAGGGCGTAA
- a CDS encoding sialidase family protein, with protein sequence MASTMNRCLRSVLFGTVLLSRTAAAQEAPARLQESFGPVLNLSGTPTFNFEFQTAVADSNVYIVWSDTSSLDVTHVYLRRSSDQGKSFEPPLRLSTDTGPAYLPTVVAEGKKVYVAWREQGIQFRVSHDNGRNFDPAVTLASHGFSPRLAAENSDVYVTWTEPTGARSATQHFRASHDKGLTFGPTLALDDRHGIGVTEMTASNNRVYLVGDDIGADDRPDVYMRTSPDEGNAFAPRLNLSAGEGPGQPSLLARIAVKDQKVHVVWEECNDLFPDTCAILYRRSTDRGASFGPTQAMSGSQGFALAPDLEISGQHVFVAWQDDSPGNFDILLRASNDHGATFSAPRNLSLTPGYSGSVSLSAAQSHLRAAWEDSTAGSVDIFYRASGDLGASFTPVTNLSNTPTRSSAPRVFASSGGAHGYVAWLEDLANENTDVFFRRTEAK encoded by the coding sequence ATGGCGAGCACGATGAACCGATGTCTCAGGAGCGTGCTGTTCGGAACCGTGCTGCTCTCCAGGACTGCGGCGGCGCAGGAAGCTCCGGCACGGCTCCAGGAGTCCTTCGGTCCGGTGCTGAATTTGAGCGGGACGCCCACCTTCAACTTCGAATTCCAGACAGCCGTCGCCGACAGCAACGTCTACATCGTGTGGAGTGATACATCGTCCCTGGACGTCACCCACGTCTACCTGCGCAGGAGCTCGGACCAGGGAAAGAGCTTCGAGCCTCCCTTGAGACTGAGCACCGACACCGGGCCCGCCTACCTCCCCACCGTGGTCGCGGAGGGAAAGAAGGTCTACGTCGCCTGGCGCGAACAGGGCATCCAGTTCCGCGTGAGCCATGACAACGGAAGGAACTTCGACCCCGCGGTGACCCTGGCCTCGCACGGCTTTTCGCCCCGGCTCGCGGCCGAGAACAGCGATGTGTACGTGACCTGGACCGAGCCAACGGGCGCGCGGTCCGCGACCCAGCACTTCCGGGCGAGTCACGACAAGGGACTGACCTTCGGCCCCACACTGGCGCTGGATGACCGTCATGGCATCGGGGTGACGGAGATGACCGCGTCCAACAATCGCGTCTACCTGGTGGGCGACGACATCGGCGCGGATGACCGGCCCGACGTGTACATGAGGACCAGCCCCGACGAGGGAAACGCCTTCGCACCGCGTCTCAACCTCAGTGCCGGCGAGGGCCCGGGGCAGCCGTCACTGCTCGCCCGCATCGCCGTCAAGGACCAGAAGGTCCACGTGGTCTGGGAGGAATGCAACGACCTCTTCCCGGACACCTGCGCCATCCTCTACCGCCGCAGCACCGACCGGGGGGCCAGCTTTGGACCCACCCAAGCCATGAGTGGGAGCCAAGGCTTCGCGCTCGCTCCGGACCTCGAAATCTCGGGTCAGCACGTCTTCGTGGCGTGGCAGGACGACAGCCCCGGCAACTTCGACATCCTCCTGCGCGCCAGCAACGACCACGGGGCCACGTTCTCCGCGCCACGCAACCTGAGCCTCACCCCGGGATACTCCGGCTCCGTCAGCCTCTCCGCGGCCCAGTCGCATCTGCGCGCCGCGTGGGAGGACTCCACCGCCGGCTCGGTCGACATCTTCTACCGGGCCAGCGGTGACCTGGGCGCGTCGTTCACGCCCGTGACGAACCTGAGCAACACGCCGACGCGCTCTTCCGCGCCACGTGTCTTCGCCTCCAGCGGCGGAGCACATGGCTACGTGGCCTGGCTGGAAGACCTGGCCAACGAAAACACCGACGTGTTCTTCCGCCGCACCGAGGCGAAATAG
- a CDS encoding GNAT family N-acetyltransferase, which yields MLQAFQRITTERLLLRAVRDSDLDAVFALHADPETNGFSVSGPMRSREEAHRQLTLWLDDWSRHGVGYWVVERREAPGDVVGFGGVRHKVLEGRPVLNLAYRFTPRTWGTGYATEMARTALALAQRHLPDVPVVAIIHPDNEASLRVAERSGMRFERVIDYAGTPSRLYVPAPP from the coding sequence ATGCTCCAGGCATTTCAGCGCATCACCACGGAACGCCTGCTGCTTCGCGCCGTGCGCGACAGCGATTTGGACGCCGTGTTCGCCTTGCATGCGGATCCAGAGACGAACGGGTTCAGCGTCTCCGGTCCCATGCGCTCACGAGAGGAGGCGCATCGGCAACTGACACTGTGGCTGGACGACTGGTCCCGACACGGCGTGGGCTACTGGGTGGTGGAGCGGCGCGAAGCCCCTGGTGACGTCGTGGGCTTCGGTGGCGTGCGCCACAAGGTGCTCGAAGGGCGCCCGGTGCTGAACCTCGCCTATCGCTTCACACCCCGGACCTGGGGCACCGGGTATGCGACGGAGATGGCCCGCACGGCCCTGGCGCTGGCCCAGCGTCACCTGCCCGATGTGCCCGTGGTCGCCATCATCCACCCGGACAATGAGGCCTCCCTCCGCGTCGCGGAGCGCAGCGGAATGCGCTTCGAGCGCGTCATCGACTACGCCGGCACGCCCAGCCGGCTCTACGTGCCCGCACCGCCGTAA
- a CDS encoding 6-phosphofructokinase yields the protein MRLGVLTGGGDCPGLNALIRGLVKRGTHEFAYEFVGIENGYMGLVEPGLAHPLTEEDTRGILPKGGTILGTSNKANPFSYATREDGHWVERDVSDQVLRRCEELGLDGLIAVGGDGTLSIAHRLVEKGLKVVGCPKTIDNDLSGTDQTFGFDTARLIVTEALDRLHSTAEAHDRVMVVEIMGRHAGFLTLESGIAGGADVILIPEIPYSVEAVVEKIRRRATRRRSFSIIAISEGAFPQGGELAVLDSAEAIPGRGVVRLGGSGKVLADLLARHIEAEIRVTVLGHLQRGGSPSAADRVLATRYGCKVLDLVSAGQWDHMVALRAGEIIAVPLSESRKERRVDPAGELVRFTKSMGISFGD from the coding sequence ATGAGACTTGGAGTCCTGACCGGCGGCGGCGACTGCCCCGGCCTCAACGCACTCATTCGTGGCCTCGTGAAGCGGGGCACGCACGAATTCGCCTACGAGTTCGTGGGCATCGAGAACGGCTACATGGGCCTGGTGGAGCCAGGGCTCGCCCACCCGCTCACCGAGGAGGACACCCGCGGCATCCTCCCCAAGGGCGGCACCATCCTGGGCACGTCCAACAAGGCAAACCCCTTCAGCTACGCGACCCGTGAGGACGGGCACTGGGTGGAGCGGGACGTGTCCGACCAGGTCCTGCGCCGCTGCGAGGAGCTGGGCCTGGACGGGCTCATCGCCGTGGGCGGCGACGGGACGCTGTCCATCGCCCACCGGCTCGTGGAGAAGGGGCTCAAGGTCGTGGGTTGTCCGAAGACCATCGACAACGACCTGTCCGGGACGGATCAGACGTTCGGCTTCGACACCGCGCGGCTCATCGTCACCGAGGCGCTCGACCGCCTGCACTCCACCGCCGAGGCCCATGACCGGGTGATGGTGGTGGAGATCATGGGCCGCCACGCCGGCTTCCTCACCCTGGAGAGCGGCATCGCCGGGGGCGCGGACGTCATCCTGATTCCGGAGATTCCGTACAGCGTGGAGGCCGTGGTGGAGAAGATCCGCCGCCGCGCCACCCGCCGTCGCAGCTTCTCCATCATCGCCATCTCCGAAGGCGCGTTCCCCCAGGGCGGCGAGCTGGCCGTGCTGGACTCGGCGGAGGCCATCCCCGGCCGGGGCGTGGTGCGGCTCGGCGGCTCGGGGAAGGTGCTGGCGGACCTGCTGGCCCGACACATCGAAGCGGAGATTCGCGTCACGGTGCTGGGCCACCTCCAGCGCGGGGGCAGCCCCAGCGCGGCGGACCGGGTACTGGCCACTCGCTACGGCTGCAAGGTGCTGGACCTGGTGAGCGCGGGCCAGTGGGACCACATGGTGGCCCTGCGCGCGGGCGAAATCATCGCGGTACCCTTGAGCGAGTCGCGCAAGGAGCGCCGGGTGGATCCGGCGGGCGAGCTGGTGCGCTTCACCAAGAGCATGGGCATCAGCTTCGGGGACTGA
- a CDS encoding protealysin inhibitor emfourin produces MRIEIKREGGPAYFPGLARPRGVDLASLPPEQAEALRQSVQAARFFELPPVVGTIPPGSADARRFTLTVEEGGRRHTVQFLEPVEEPRLHELLEQVTKAERAQRRGARPGTPR; encoded by the coding sequence ATGCGCATCGAGATCAAGCGCGAAGGTGGGCCCGCCTACTTCCCTGGGTTGGCCCGGCCCAGGGGAGTGGACCTGGCAAGCCTGCCCCCAGAGCAAGCGGAGGCGCTGCGGCAAAGCGTCCAGGCTGCCCGCTTCTTCGAACTGCCTCCCGTTGTAGGCACCATTCCTCCAGGCTCCGCGGACGCCCGCCGTTTCACCCTGACCGTGGAGGAGGGGGGGCGGCGGCATACCGTCCAGTTCCTCGAGCCCGTGGAGGAGCCACGGCTCCATGAGTTGCTGGAGCAGGTGACGAAGGCGGAGAGGGCGCAGCGCCGCGGCGCCCGGCCAGGCACGCCCAGGTGA
- a CDS encoding ArsR/SmtB family transcription factor yields MPNQSAIDRVFHALGDPTRRAMVETLGNGPASVSALAKPLGISLAAVVQHLQVLEESGLVTTEKVGRVRSCRLEPKGFRVAEQWIADRKSLIERKFDRLEALLSEEPTPPAGDKP; encoded by the coding sequence GTGCCTAACCAATCAGCCATCGACCGGGTCTTCCACGCCCTGGGGGACCCCACGCGACGAGCGATGGTCGAAACCCTGGGCAATGGACCCGCCTCGGTGAGTGCGCTCGCCAAGCCGCTTGGTATCTCGCTCGCGGCCGTCGTCCAGCACCTTCAGGTGCTCGAGGAGAGCGGCCTCGTGACGACCGAGAAGGTTGGCCGCGTGCGCTCGTGCCGGCTGGAGCCCAAGGGCTTCCGGGTGGCCGAGCAGTGGATTGCCGATCGAAAGAGCCTCATCGAGCGGAAGTTCGATCGGCTCGAAGCCCTGCTGTCCGAAGAACCCACCCCACCCGCTGGAGACAAACCGTGA
- a CDS encoding tetratricopeptide repeat protein encodes MNPAARADMESRADRALRRGELTEALGLYESLVRAFPADEGLVLKLANARELLQPAELEVLEAARAEASIPLPMGPSSPVQEGERLFALGDYAGAAACYRRAVQERPDSELLKERLIEIFGLAKAMPLQSPTDRALPDKPEPRLQALLDRVASRRRLKRD; translated from the coding sequence ATGAACCCCGCCGCCAGGGCCGACATGGAGTCACGTGCCGATCGCGCCCTGCGCCGCGGCGAGCTCACCGAAGCGCTCGGTCTGTACGAGTCGCTCGTGCGGGCCTTCCCAGCCGACGAGGGGCTTGTCCTCAAGCTCGCCAACGCGCGCGAGCTGCTCCAACCCGCGGAGTTGGAGGTGCTCGAAGCCGCCCGGGCCGAGGCCAGCATCCCCCTCCCCATGGGCCCCTCCTCCCCCGTTCAGGAAGGCGAGCGCCTCTTCGCGCTGGGCGACTATGCGGGCGCCGCCGCTTGCTACCGGCGCGCGGTCCAGGAACGCCCGGACAGCGAGCTGCTCAAGGAGCGGCTGATCGAGATCTTCGGCCTCGCGAAGGCGATGCCCCTACAGTCACCGACAGATAGGGCGCTCCCCGACAAGCCGGAGCCTCGACTCCAGGCCTTGCTGGACCGCGTGGCCTCGCGCCGCCGCCTGAAGCGGGACTGA
- a CDS encoding SRPBCC family protein has protein sequence MTVVHSTFTIDRTFNAPVPRVFNAFENPEIRRRWFVEGEGWKVGRYELNFQAGGREGGVFRFQGGPEIGNDTLYTDIIPNERIVFAYTMTVAGKRISSSLVTVQFTAEGDKTLMSYTEQGAYFEGGQDASRGREAGTKELLEKLAREFTR, from the coding sequence GTGACCGTCGTTCACAGCACCTTCACCATCGACCGCACCTTCAACGCCCCCGTTCCCCGCGTGTTCAACGCGTTTGAGAACCCTGAAATCCGCCGCCGCTGGTTCGTCGAGGGCGAGGGCTGGAAGGTTGGCCGCTACGAGCTCAACTTCCAGGCGGGAGGCCGCGAGGGCGGTGTCTTCCGGTTCCAGGGCGGCCCGGAGATTGGCAACGACACGCTCTACACGGACATCATCCCCAACGAGCGCATCGTCTTCGCCTACACGATGACCGTCGCTGGCAAGCGCATCTCCTCGTCGCTGGTGACGGTGCAGTTCACCGCCGAGGGCGACAAGACGCTCATGTCCTATACCGAGCAGGGCGCGTACTTCGAGGGCGGACAGGACGCGAGCCGCGGCCGCGAAGCCGGCACGAAGGAGCTGCTGGAGAAGCTGGCGCGAGAGTTCACGCGCTGA